A stretch of Phoenix dactylifera cultivar Barhee BC4 chromosome 16, palm_55x_up_171113_PBpolish2nd_filt_p, whole genome shotgun sequence DNA encodes these proteins:
- the LOC103708200 gene encoding probable aldo-keto reductase 1: MSLSGAYDSAHSEEYGIAVIKHAFSKRITFFDTSDFYGPRACEILIGKALKQLPREKIQLATKFGIVGVDQTGFVVNGRPEYVRACCEASLERLGVEYIDLYYQHRVDKTVPIEDTMGELKKLVEEGKVKYIGLSEPSPDTIRRAHAVHPITALQMEWSLWSRDIEGEIVPLCRELGIGIVTYSPLGRGFFGGKGAGESIPSGSVLASHPRFTGENLEKNRILYLRIEELAAKYQCTPAQLALAWVLHQGDDVVPIPGTTKIKNLDANIGSLKLKLTKEDLKEISNAVNEEEVAGSNAFAFSEHDHWKYANTPAKNCNATS, from the exons ATGAGCCTCAGTGGAGCATACGATTCTGCGCACAGCGAAGAATATGGGATAGCCGTCATCAAGCATGCCTTCAGCAAGAGAATCACCTTTTTCGACACCTCCGATTTCTATGGACCCCGTGCCTGTGAGATCTTGATTGGAAAG GCCTTGAAGCAGTTGCCCCGAGAAAAGATTCAATTGGCCACAAAATTTGGCATTGTAGGGGTTGATCAGACTGGTTTTGTTGTAAATGGTCGGCCAGAATATGTTCGAGCATGCTGCGAGGCAAGCCTCGAGCGTCTTGGTGTGGAATACATTGATCTATACTATCAGCACCGTGTGGATAAGACAGTGCCAATTGAGGATACT ATGGGGGAGCTGAAGAAGTTGGTGGAAGAGGGCAAAGTGAAGTACATCGGGCTATCAGAACCCAGCCCCGACACAATCCGGCGTGCACATGCCGTGCATCCTATTACTGCACTCCAGATGGAGTGGTCTCTCTGGTCTCGTGATATAGAAGGAGAAATAGTTCCACTCTGCAG AGAACTTGGCATCGGAATAGTTACATACAGTCCACTTGGTCGTGGTTTCTTTGGTGGAAAAGGAGCTGGAGAAAGTATTCCTTCAGGCAGTGTATTG GCTTCACATCCAAGGTTTACTGGAGAAAACTTGGAAAAGAACAGGATTCTGTACCTGCGAATAGAGGAATTAGCTGCAAAGTATCAGTGCACCCCTGCTCAGCTAGCTCTTGCTTGGGTTCTTCATCAAGGGGATGATGTGGTTCCTATCCCAG GAACGACCAAGATCAAAAACCTAGATGCTAATATAGGTTCTTTGAAGCTGAAGCTCACAAAAGAGGATTTGAAGGAAATATCCAATGCAGTGAATGAAGAAGAGGTGGCGGGTTCTAATGCCTTTGCTTTTTCAGAACATGACCATTGGAAGTATGCAAATACACCTGCTAAAAATTGCAATGCCACATCTTAA
- the LOC103708134 gene encoding perakine reductase-like: MEEQTPMIPRVKLGSQGLEVSKLGLGCVSLSGGYNSPLSDEDGIAVIKRAFSMGITFFDTSDIYGPGTNEILIGKALKQLPREKIQLATKFGIVGVDQTGMVVNGRPEYVRACCEASLERLGVEYIDLYYQHRVDKTVPIEDTMGELKKLVEEGKVKYIGLSEPSPDTIRRAHAVHPITALQMEWSLWSRDIEGEIVPLCRELGIGIVTYSPLGRGFFGGKGVGESIPLGSVLALHPRFTGENLEKNKILYLRIEKLAAKYQCTPAQLALAWVLHQGDDVVPIPGTSKIKNLDANIGSLKLKLTKEDLKEISNAVNEEEVAGSNAFGFSEHYQWKYANTPAKNCNATS; encoded by the exons ATGGAGGAGCAGACACCAATGATCCCCAGAGTGAAGTTGGGATCCCAGGGATTAGAG GTATCCAAGCTGGGATTGGGGTGCGTGAGCCTCAGTGGAGGATACAATTCTCCGCTCAGCGACGAAGATGGGATAGCCGTCATCAAGCGTGCCTTCAGCATGGGAATCACCTTTTTCGACACCTCCGATATCTATGGACCCGGAACCAATGAGATCTTGATTGGAAAG GCCTTGAAGCAGTTGCCCCGAGAAAAGATTCAATTGGCCACAAAATTTGGCATTGTAGGGGTTGATCAGACTGGTATGGTTGTAAATGGTCGGCCAGAATATGTTCGAGCATGCTGCGAGGCAAGCCTCGAGCGTCTTGGTGTGGAATATATTGATCTATACTATCAGCACCGTGTGGATAAGACAGTGCCAATTGAGGATACT ATGGGGGAGCTGAAGAAGTTGGTGGAAGAGGGCAAAGTGAAGTACATCGGGCTATCAGAACCCAGCCCCGACACAATCCGGCGTGCACATGCCGTTCATCCTATTACTGCACTCCAGATGGAGTGGTCTCTCTGGTCTCGTGATATAGAAGGAGAAATAGTTCCACTCTGCAG AGAACTTGGCATCGGAATAGTTACATACAGTCCTCTTGGTCGCGGTTTCTTTGGTGGAAAAGGAGTTGGAGAAAGTATTCCTTTAGGCAGTGTATTG GCTTTACATCCAAGGTTTACTGGAGAAAACTTGGAAAAGAACAAGATTCTGTACCTGCGAATAGAAAAATTAGCTGCAAAGTATCAGTGCACCCCTGCTCAGCTAGCTCTTGCTTGGGTTCTTCATCAAGGGGATGATGTGGTTCCTATCCCAG GAACGAGCAAGATCAAAAACCTAGATGCTAATATAGGTTCTTTGAAGCTGAAGCTCACAAAAGAGGACTTGAAGGAAATATCCAATGCAGTGAATGAAGAAGAGGTGGCGGGTTCTAATGCCTTTGGTTTTTCAGAACATTACCAGTGGAAGTATGCAAATACACCTGCTAAAAATTGCAATGCCACATCTTAA